The following DNA comes from Noviherbaspirillum sp. L7-7A.
TTATAACGATCAAGAAATACGATGTATCAGTCGATGAGCGAAGGGCACACTTGCCAGAACCGTATCCTGGCAAGGCTGTCAGCTGAAGAATACGCCAGCATTGCGCCGCGGCTGGAACTGGTAAGAACCCAGCTCAAGGAGGTTCTCTACGAGCGCGGCCGCCCGATTTCCTATGTATATTTTCCCTGCAGTTCGGCGCATTCCAATCTGATCATGCTGGAAAACGGTTCGGCAGTGGAAGTGGGTACGGTGGGCAATGAGGGCTTGTCGGGCGTGGAATTGCTGATCGGCGCCAGCACGGCCATCGAGACCGGGGTATGCCAGGTCGCGGGCACCAGCCTGCGCATGAGCGCGCATGACTTCCGGGCGGCGGTGAAGGGGAAGACTGCCTTGAGGTTATTGGCGGAACGGTATTTTCATGGCTATCTGTCGCAGGTGTCGCAATCGGTTGCCTGCAACCGCATGCACACCATCGTGCAGCGCTTTGCGCGCTGGCTGCTGATCATGCACGACCGGGTGCGGGGCGAGGAATTTTCGCTGACCCAGGAATTCCTGGCGACCATGCTCGGCGTGCACCGGCCCAGCGTCAGCATGGTGGCGGGGGAATTCCAGAAGGCCGGGCTGATTGAATATACCCGCGGCCAGATGAAGATCGTCGACCGGACGATGCTGGAACAGATGTCCTGCGAATGCTATGGCATCGTGCGCGCCGAATTCGAAAAGGCGCTGGGAATGCCGCTTGGTTGATTACTATCGCTGTGCTTGACTCAGAGCAATGCGCTGTTAGTCAGGACACACTACATTGTTGATCATTTGTCATGCATGCTGTTGCGCGGTGATAATAGTTACTGCGTCGATGTCGATTATCGAAGGCGCACGCTCTGCCAGCGTCGTCTGCATCTGATCAACCTGTTTCGAAAAGGACTTCCCATGTTCAAGCCGTTAGCCGCCGGATTTCTGGCCGTCAGCCTGCTGTTTTCCGCCTCCGGTTGCACTACGCTCGCCGACGCCCGCGCCGGACAGGGTACGGGCCAGGTACGCGTCTATGATGCCTCCTGGGACAAGGTGTGGAACACGATACCCGTAGTGCTGAAGGACCTCGGCCTGAAGGAAGAGGGCTATCACAAGGGAACGGGCTACGTGGTGGCGCAGAGCAAGGTGCCGATGCTGAGGGCGCTGCCAGGCGTGGGCGTGGGCGAGAACATCGCCATCTTTGTCGACAAGGCCGACAGCCCGAACCAGACCAAGGTGGAAGTGGTGGCAAAGAACAAGTTTGCCGTCGACGCATTCGCCAACAAGTGGGAAGACAAGGTCCACGAACAGCTCAAGACCAGGTTGGCACGCTGAGGCGGATTCGAGTCCGCTTTAATTCTTAAAAAAGCCAGGGCGCTGGTTGCTCGCTGCCTGAGGCAACCGGCGCCCTGGAATGCAGCGCCATCCGGCCGGTTCAGCCGGCTGCAACCCCTGCCAGTTCCCCAATCCGGGTATCCGTCATGCCCACTGCGCGCGCGGTGTCGCTGATCTGCTTCCATGTTGCCTTGTCCACCGGCGTGCCATGCGCGCTGCGCTCGGCGCAGCGCGCCAGTTCCGGTTCGCCCGGCAGCAGCACCTCGTCCACGCCCTGCGCCCGGCGCGATGCCTTGAGCCAGTCGATGAAGGCGTCGGCTTCGCCCTGGGCATCGGGCGCGTCGAAGGCGGCCGGGCTGACGATGACGGACATCATGCAGTTGATGATGGCGCTGTTGGTCATCAGCGTGTCCTCATGGGTAGTGAAGCCGCCCGACAGCGCGCCGGCAAGGATCTCGCACAGGGCGGCCATGCCGTAACCCTTGTGGCCGCCGAAGGGCAGCAGGCAGCCGCGCGGGTCTTCATGCACGACACGCGGCTCGTTGCTGGGCTGGCCGGCATGGTCGATCAGGCTGTCGGGCGGCACCTGGTGCCCCTTGTTATAGGCCACGCGGGTCTTGCCGAAGGCAATGCGGCTGGTAGCGAAGTCCAGCACCAGCGGCGGCTTGCCGGCGCGTGGGAAGGCGGCGCAGAACGGATTGGTGCCGATGCGCGCATCGATCCCGCCGAAGGCGGCGACCAGCGGGTCGCCAGCCACGTTGACGAAGTGGAAGGACACCATGCCGGCCTGCGCGCATTGCTCTGCCCAGTGGCCGATGCGGCCGATGTGATGGGCGTTGCGCAGCCCCACCGCGCAGATGCCGAGCTGGGCGGCGCGGGCAATGCCGGCCTGCATCGCTTCATGGGCCACCACCTGGCCGAAGCCGCGTCCGCCTTCGACCGTCAGCACCGCGCCGGCGTCGCGCGCGATCTGCGCATGCATGTTGAGCTTCAGTTCACCGTCCTGCAGCGAGCGCAGATAGCGCGGAATCATGCCCACGCCATGCGAGTCATGGCCCGACAGATTGGCCTGCACCAGATGGTCGGCCACCAGCCGCGCTTCGGTCGGTTCGCTGCCTGCCTGCTCCCATAGCGCGCAGACCAGCGCATGCAGGCGGGTTGCGTCGATCAGGATGTCGGTTCCGGTGGAAATATCCTTGGCATTCATTGTCCATGTCTCCTTGTTTGTTATGACGTACGCGGCGCGGGCTTGCGCGACACGGCAGGGCATCATAGAGGGCGAAGCGGCGTGGCAGCAAGCCGGCGTCGGACGCGCTTGATCGGACCGGGGCGCCTGTGCCAGCGGCGGTGATCGGCGGACGAGAAAGCAGGTTGTGCAATCAGGAAGGCGGCGAGTACCCGGTGCTGGGTGCCAGAGGCAGAAATGGGAATGCCATGCGCCTGGCCGTGATGACTCGGCGGGCAAGACCACATCGGCCTTGCCGGCACTCTGCAGATGACCGGCGGCCGGGCGCCGCCTGTGTCGGCTACCCCGGCCCGTGGCTCAGCCCGGCCGCGCGCCGGCCTGCATTTCCTGGAAGCCGGCAGCGGCCTGCTGCACGTCGGGCGGGAATTCCTCGAATTCCTGTACCTGGCGCACTTCGATGATTTCATTGCCCGAGGCAGGGCAGCGGCTGGCCCAGGCAATGGCTTCGGCGCGCGAGGCGACGTCGATCATCCAGTAACCACCCAGCACTTCCTGCACGCCGGGGAAGGGGCCTTCGGTCACCTTCGGCGTGCCGCCCTCGAAGCTGATGCGGGCGCCGGCGGCCGGCGGATGCAGGCCGTTCAGGTCGCGCAGCACGCCGGCTTCCTTGAGCGCCTCGTTGTACTTCATCATGGCTTCGACAGCCTTCGCATCGGGCATGGTGCCTGCGGCGGCGGTTTCGTAGCCCCTGGGGATCATCAGCATCATGAAGCGCATGGCGGTAGTCCTTTTGGTGTTGGGGGGGAAATCGACGGCGCTTCAGGCAGGGACGAGGACCATCCAGCCCAGGCCATAGCGGTCAGCCAGCATGCCGAAGCGGGAAGAAAAGAATGTGGGCGCCATCGGCATGCGGATCTGGCCGCCTTCGGCCAGCGCGGCAAAAAGGCGTTCCGCCTCGGCGTCGGTAGTGGCGTTGAGCGTGAGCGAGAAGCCGTTGAAACCGGTGGTGCCCGAGCAGTTGCCGTCGGAGGCCAGCACCGTGCTGTCGCCGATGCGCATGCTGGCATGCATGATGCAGTTTTCCGAGCCGGGCGGCAGCATGCCGGGCGGTGGGTCGGGATTGTCGCTGTAGCGCATCAGCTGCGTGATTTCGGCGCCGAGCACATCGCGGTAGAACATCAGCGCTTCTTCACAACGGCCTTCGAAAAACAGGTAGGGCTGGATCTGCATGGCATTGCTCCCGTTGGCTGCATGGATGCTGCTGGAAGGCGCCTTCCGATGGACGGATGACGTGACCTGCGAATAGGCGTGGCTTGGCATCGAGTATATCAACTCGCTTGCATTATGCAAGCATGTTAAGATTGCCGCATGAAACGTTCTGAAAACAAGTCGCACTGCCCGGTGAATTTTGCGCTGGAGACCTTTGGCGATGCCTGGTCGCTGCTGGTCGTGCGCGACATCGTGTTCTGGGGCAAGCGCACCTACAAGGAATTCCTGTCGTCGGATGAAGCCATTTCCACCAATGTGCTGGCGGCGCGCCTGGCGCATCTGGAACAGCGCGGCATCCTGGTGCGCGAGCCGCATGCCAATGACCGCCGGCGCGAGGTCTATACACTGACGGAGAAGGGACTCGGCCTGATTCCGGTCCTCCTGGAAATGTCGGGCTGGAGCGCCCGCAACGATCCGGACACCACCGCGCCCCAGGCATTCGTCGAAGCGGTGTATGCCGACCGCGCCGCCATGTTCGCAGCGGTGCAGGACGCGGTGCGGCGCGGCGGCTCGCTGTTCGGGGACGGTGGCCTGCTCAGGCGGCCGGCGTGATGTCGCCCGTGCTGCCGGTGCGGGCAGCGCGCCAGGCGGCGAGCGCCTCCTGTGCATGCTGTATCGAGGGAAGTAGTTGTACGCCAGCCTGTGGCTGCAGCCGCTCGACGCCGGCGCCCCCGGCCCAGAGTTCGACGCTTTCCGGCAGCAGGGCGCGCAGCTGCGCCAGCTGGGGCGCCACCTGGCGTACTGCATAGGCGCCTGAAAACGACAGCGCCACCACATCCGCATGCTGTGCCCGCGCCGCCATGGCAATGTCGAACAGCGGCGTCTGAATGCCCAGCGAGACACAGGTGGCGCCGTCCAGCGCCATCAGCGCCTCCACCATCAGCAGGCCCAGTCCATGCTGCTCCTCGGGCACCGTGGTCAGCACGATGCGCGGGCTGCCGGCCTGCTGCGCCGGCAGGGTGGCGATCGCCTGTCGCAGCAGTGCCTGCACCTGCTCGGTGTAGAGGTGCTCTTCAAAAATCTCGAATTCACCGCTCATCCAGGCCTCGCCCACTGCCCGGTTCAATGCCGGAAGTGTCTGGACCACGAAGTCCTGCAGGCCCTGGCGGAGCATGGCCTGGTTGAGGGCGCTGCGCAGTTGCGGCACGTCGTGGCCTTTCACGAGCGCCAGCAGTTGCTGCGACAACGGGTCGGCGGCCATCGGCTGCCGCGCCGGCGCGGCAGCCGCCACGCCCAGGGCCTGCAGTTCTTCCTCGCTGGCAGCCATCAGGCGGCCCGGGCGATGGCCCTGGTCCATCAGGCGCTTCAAAAGCCGCAGGCGATCGACCTGGGTGGCAGGGTAGAGCCGCTCGCCATGCGCGTCGCGATCCGGCTTGGGAAAGCCATAACGCCGTTCCCAGACGCGCAGTATGTCCTTGGACAATCCCGTTTCCCGCTCCGTCGCAGTAATGCCTAGCGCCGGTCGCAGCTGATGTGTAGAACTCATTTTGTCCTGGACAAATTGTTGACAAGAAATTGAGGCGTGTCTATATTAGCCAGCGTGGGCATGATTGTCCATGACAAAGAGGTTTCCCGGTTTGCAGAGTTTTTGCATCCGAATGCTTGCTCCAGCCGTATAACCAATTGAAGATCCGCCGCCTTCCATGCTGTCCAGTGCATGGAAGCGCAGGGCTATTGTTGCATCCTGCTTTGTCATGGACAAAGCGGGCGAGAAAAAGATGATGATGTGAAAGATAAGGGAGCAGGCATGGAAAATACGATGTCAGGCCAGGCGGTTGACGCCGGAAACAGGATGGAGGTTGGTCCGACCCGCAGGCGCATAGCGGTCGTGGGCGCCGGCATTTCCGGGCTGGCAAGCGCGTGGCTGCTGTCGCAGCGCTATGAGGTGACGCTGTACGAGGCGGGCAATTACCTGGGTGGCCATACCAACACGGTGGATGTCACGGTCGACGGCATCAGCCATCCGGTCGACACAGGCTTCCTGGTATTTAACCACCATACCTATCCAAACCTGACCGCCATGCTGGACCATCTCCAGGTCGACAGCGTGGCAACCGACATGTCTTTTGCGGTCAGCCTCGACCAGCCCGACCTGGAATGGGCGGGCAGCAGCCTGGGCACGGTGTTCGGGCAGAAGCGCAACCTGGTGCGGCCGGCTTTCTGGCGCATGCTGGCCGACATCCTGCGCTTCAACCGCGAAAGCGTGGCCTGGCTGCAGGACCATCCCGAAGGCCGCATGACGCTGCGCGACTTCCTGCGCGCCGGCGGCTATTCCCAAACCTTCGCCGACTGGTACCTGCTGCCCATGGCAGCCGCCATCTGGTCCTGCCCGGCAGGAGAGATGCTGGACTATCCGCTGGCGACCTTCGTGCGCTTCTGCCGCAATCACGGCCTGCTGCAGGTGTTCGGCCGGCCGCAGTGGCGCTCCATCGTCGGCGGCGGCAGGGAATATGTGCGCAGGCTGGCGGCCGGCATCGGCCATATCCGGCTGGCGACGCCGGTGCGCCAGGTGCGCCGGGTCGAATTCGGCGCGCTGGTGGAAACCGATCATGACTGCCGGCTGTACGACGAGGTGGTGCTGGCCTGCCACAGCGACCAGGCGCTGGCGCTGCTGGGCGCCGATGCCAGCGCTGAGGAACGCCGCCTGCTGGGCGCGATCTCCTATCAGCCCAATCGCGCCGTGCTGCATACCGACCCGCGCCTGCTGCCGCGTAACCGGGCGCTCTGGTCAGCCTGGAATTACCAGGCCGCCAGCGATGTGTCGGACGCCGCGCCCGTGGGCGTGTCCTACCTGCTCAACCGGCTGCAGCCGCTGCCCTTCGACACGCCGGTCATCGTCACCCTGAATCCACGGCGCGAACCGGCTGCCCACACCGTGCTGGCGGAGTTCGACTATGCCCATCCGCTGTTCGACAGCGCCGCCATCGCGGCGCAGGAAGAGCTGGCGCTGCGCCAGGGGCGTGACGGCATCTGGCTGTGCGGCGCCTGGAATGGCTATGGCTTTCATGAAGACGGCCTGAAATCGGCGCTGCGGGTAGCCAATGCGCTTGGCTGCCATGCGCCGTGGCAGGCTGACGCCGCCACCCAGCCCGCTCAGGCGGAACTGGCGCAGGCGGCATGAAGCCGGCGGCGCGGCTGTTCATGGGGCAGGTGATGCACCGCCGCCTGCGGCCGGTGGTCAACCGCTTCGTCTACCCGGTCTGCTTTTGCTTGCTGCCGCTGTCGGCGCTGGAAGCCAGCGCCAACCGGCTGTTCTCCATCAACCGTTTCAACCTGCTGAGCTTTCATTACGCCGACCACGGCGCCCGCGACGGCAGCCACCCGCTGCCATGGATACGCTCGCTGCTGGCGCAGTCGGGCCTGCATGCCGACGGCGAAATCTGGCTGCAATGCTTTCCGCGCATGCTGGGCTTCGTGTTCAGTCCGGTCAGCTTCTGGTTCTGCCATGCGGCCGATGGCAAGCCGGTGGCGGTGCTGGCCGAAGTCAGCAACACCTTCGGCCAGCGCCATCGCTACCTGCTGGCCCATGGCGACGGCAGAGCGCTGGCC
Coding sequences within:
- a CDS encoding Crp/Fnr family transcriptional regulator; this encodes MYQSMSEGHTCQNRILARLSAEEYASIAPRLELVRTQLKEVLYERGRPISYVYFPCSSAHSNLIMLENGSAVEVGTVGNEGLSGVELLIGASTAIETGVCQVAGTSLRMSAHDFRAAVKGKTALRLLAERYFHGYLSQVSQSVACNRMHTIVQRFARWLLIMHDRVRGEEFSLTQEFLATMLGVHRPSVSMVAGEFQKAGLIEYTRGQMKIVDRTMLEQMSCECYGIVRAEFEKALGMPLG
- a CDS encoding malate/lactate/ureidoglycolate dehydrogenase, with protein sequence MNAKDISTGTDILIDATRLHALVCALWEQAGSEPTEARLVADHLVQANLSGHDSHGVGMIPRYLRSLQDGELKLNMHAQIARDAGAVLTVEGGRGFGQVVAHEAMQAGIARAAQLGICAVGLRNAHHIGRIGHWAEQCAQAGMVSFHFVNVAGDPLVAAFGGIDARIGTNPFCAAFPRAGKPPLVLDFATSRIAFGKTRVAYNKGHQVPPDSLIDHAGQPSNEPRVVHEDPRGCLLPFGGHKGYGMAALCEILAGALSGGFTTHEDTLMTNSAIINCMMSVIVSPAAFDAPDAQGEADAFIDWLKASRRAQGVDEVLLPGEPELARCAERSAHGTPVDKATWKQISDTARAVGMTDTRIGELAGVAAG
- a CDS encoding YciI family protein, translating into MRFMMLMIPRGYETAAAGTMPDAKAVEAMMKYNEALKEAGVLRDLNGLHPPAAGARISFEGGTPKVTEGPFPGVQEVLGGYWMIDVASRAEAIAWASRCPASGNEIIEVRQVQEFEEFPPDVQQAAAGFQEMQAGARPG
- a CDS encoding VOC family protein; translated protein: MQIQPYLFFEGRCEEALMFYRDVLGAEITQLMRYSDNPDPPPGMLPPGSENCIMHASMRIGDSTVLASDGNCSGTTGFNGFSLTLNATTDAEAERLFAALAEGGQIRMPMAPTFFSSRFGMLADRYGLGWMVLVPA
- a CDS encoding helix-turn-helix domain-containing protein, with product MKRSENKSHCPVNFALETFGDAWSLLVVRDIVFWGKRTYKEFLSSDEAISTNVLAARLAHLEQRGILVREPHANDRRREVYTLTEKGLGLIPVLLEMSGWSARNDPDTTAPQAFVEAVYADRAAMFAAVQDAVRRGGSLFGDGGLLRRPA
- a CDS encoding MerR family transcriptional regulator, giving the protein MSKDILRVWERRYGFPKPDRDAHGERLYPATQVDRLRLLKRLMDQGHRPGRLMAASEEELQALGVAAAAPARQPMAADPLSQQLLALVKGHDVPQLRSALNQAMLRQGLQDFVVQTLPALNRAVGEAWMSGEFEIFEEHLYTEQVQALLRQAIATLPAQQAGSPRIVLTTVPEEQHGLGLLMVEALMALDGATCVSLGIQTPLFDIAMAARAQHADVVALSFSGAYAVRQVAPQLAQLRALLPESVELWAGGAGVERLQPQAGVQLLPSIQHAQEALAAWRAARTGSTGDITPAA
- a CDS encoding FAD-dependent oxidoreductase produces the protein MEVGPTRRRIAVVGAGISGLASAWLLSQRYEVTLYEAGNYLGGHTNTVDVTVDGISHPVDTGFLVFNHHTYPNLTAMLDHLQVDSVATDMSFAVSLDQPDLEWAGSSLGTVFGQKRNLVRPAFWRMLADILRFNRESVAWLQDHPEGRMTLRDFLRAGGYSQTFADWYLLPMAAAIWSCPAGEMLDYPLATFVRFCRNHGLLQVFGRPQWRSIVGGGREYVRRLAAGIGHIRLATPVRQVRRVEFGALVETDHDCRLYDEVVLACHSDQALALLGADASAEERRLLGAISYQPNRAVLHTDPRLLPRNRALWSAWNYQAASDVSDAAPVGVSYLLNRLQPLPFDTPVIVTLNPRREPAAHTVLAEFDYAHPLFDSAAIAAQEELALRQGRDGIWLCGAWNGYGFHEDGLKSALRVANALGCHAPWQADAATQPAQAELAQAA
- a CDS encoding DUF1365 domain-containing protein; the protein is MKPAARLFMGQVMHRRLRPVVNRFVYPVCFCLLPLSALEASANRLFSINRFNLLSFHYADHGARDGSHPLPWIRSLLAQSGLHADGEIWLQCFPRMLGFVFSPVSFWFCHAADGKPVAVLAEVSNTFGQRHRYLLAHGDGRALAEGETLQAAKTFHVSPFLAVQGHYRFRFYARSVDGAPFWRLARIEHADAAGDLLHTAVSGEAVALDAPGVLRAALRYPFMTLLIVLRIHWQALKLWCKGAPFFRQPPSPLNDKQP